One Setaria italica strain Yugu1 chromosome II, Setaria_italica_v2.0, whole genome shotgun sequence DNA segment encodes these proteins:
- the LOC101780464 gene encoding uncharacterized protein LOC101780464 → MASQNNVHVGKPPFFDGNNYDYWKTRIMVHLKAMGKKIWGIVNEGFIILDEKNMSEADDANELLNDQAMNVLYGALDINKFNRVKNLTTVYEIWNKLLKIHEETSTVKEAKLYIFKGKFSEFSMKKDEDVSTMFNQLNDIVNELKGLGFNAHPKLQEARFWPHFKDCIGAIDGTHIPVTVPLGHGYPSQNVMAVCDFDMRFTFAVTGWPGSVHNTRVLLDTFLTYKEQFPHPPDGKYYLVDSGYPNRKGFLAPYKGQRYHVSEWQHGQHPAGLKEVFNHAHSSLRNVIERSFGVLKMKLRILLNLPSYLVNKQSKIIVTCMALHNFIRDSVVHDVHFE, encoded by the exons ATGGCTAGTCAGAACAATGTTCATGTGGGGAAACCACCTTTCTTTGATGGGAACAACTATGATTATTGGAAAACTAGAATAATGGTTCATCTTAAAGCAATGGGCAAGAAGATATGGGGAATTGTAAATGAAGGTTTTATCATTCTTGATGAGAAGAACATGAGTGAAGCCGATGACGCTAATGAGCTGCTAAATGATCAAGCTATGAATGTGTTATATGGGGCTCTTGACATTAATAAATTCAATCGGGTCAAAAATCTCACAACCGTATATGAGATTTGGAACAAGCTTTTGAAAATTCATGAAGAGACATCTACCGTAAAGGAAGCTAAACTTTATATTTTCAAGGGCAAGTTTAGTGAATTCTCAATGAAGAAGGATGAAGATGTCTCTACTATGTTCAACCAGTTAAATGACATAGTAAATGAGCTCAAGGGTCTTGGCTTCAATGCTCATCCTAAACTACAAGAAGCAAGGTTCTGGCctcatttcaaagattgcataggagcaatagatggtacccatataCCTGTAACTGTGCCATTAGGGCATGGGTATCCTTCACAAAATGTCATGGCGgtatgtgactttgatatgcggTTCACATTTGCTGTCACTGGTTGGCCTGGTTCTGTCCATAACACTCGTGTATTATTGGACACGTTTCTCACATACAAGGAACAATTTCCACATCCTCCCGATG GCAAGTACTATCTTGTTGACTCTGGATatcctaatagaaaaggatttCTTGCACCCTACAAGGGACAAAGGTATCATGTTTCTGAATGGCAGCATGGTCAGCATCCGGCGGGATTGAAAGAAGTATTTAATCATGCACATTCATCACTTagaaatgtgattgagcgatcatttggagttctaaagatgaagttGCGCATTCTCTTGAATCTGCCCAGTTATCTGGTTAACAAGCAGTCCAAAATTATAGTTACTTGTATggcccttcacaatttcatcagaGATAGTGTCGTACATGATGTGCATTTTGAATAG
- the LOC101780059 gene encoding ATP-dependent 6-phosphofructokinase 5, chloroplastic produces MSLSGMAVVLKASTSSATQQQWWHPTRDQCQYGFTSLSKRKCRKRSVLLHVRAISGKLDLDFSDPSWKQKYQEDWDRRFSLPHITDIYDMEPRTTTFSLKKNRTPLGDGDVSSTDMRNGYVNKDDRALLKVIKYASPTSAGAECIDPDCSWVEHWVHRAGPRKEIYYEPEEVKAAIVTCGGLCPGLNDVIRQIVFTLETYGVKNIVGIPFGYRGFFEKGLKEMPLSRDVVENINLSGGSFLGVSRGGAKTSEIVDSIQARRIDMLFVIGGNGSHAGANAIHEECRKRKLKVSVVAVPKTIDNDILFMDKTFGFDTAVEEAQRAINSAYIEARSAYHGIGLVKLMGRSSGFIAMHASLSSGQIDVCLIPEVSFTLDGEHGVLQHLEHLLNTKGFCMICVAEGAGQDLLQKSNATDASGNVILSDFGVHMQQKIKKHFKDIGVPADLKYIDPTYMVRACRANASDAILCTVLGQNAVHGAFAGFSGITSGVCNTHYVYLPIPEVITTPKHVNPNSRMWHRCLTSTGQPDFH; encoded by the exons ATGTCCTTATCTGGGATGGCTGTTGTGTTAAAAGCAAGCACTAGTTCTGCTACACAGCAACAGTGGTGGCATCCAACAAGGGACCAATGCCAATATGGTTTCACCTCCTTAAGCAAGCGAAAGTGCAGAAAAAGATCTGTGCTACTGCATGTCAGAGCTATTTCTGGGAAGTTAGACCTAGATTTCAGTGATCCTTCTTGGAAGCAAAAGTATCAGGAAGACTGGGATAGGCGTTTTAGTTTGCCACACATTACTGATATATATGATATGGAGCCAAGGACCACTACATTCTCTCTGAAGAAAAACAG AACTCCACTGGGTGATGGTGATGTCTCATCAACTGATATGCGGAATGGTTATGTAAATAAGGATGACCGAGCACTTCTCAAG GTGATAAAGTATGCGTCTCCTACTTCTGCTGGAGCTGAGTGCATTGATCCTGATTGTAGCTGGGTGGAACACTG GGTTCATCGTGCAGGCCCTCGTAAGGAGATATACTATGAACCTGAAGAAGTAAAGGCTGCTATTGTTACCTGTGGAGGGCTCTGCCCTGGGTTAAATGATGTCATTAGACAG ATAGTATTTACCTTGGAGACCTATGGGGTGAAGAATATAGTTGGAATCCCATTTGGTTATCGTGGGTTTTTTGAGAAAGGCTTAAAAGAAATGCCG CTTTCACGTGATGTGGTGGAAAACATAAATCTTTCTGGAGGAAGTTTCCTAGGTGTTTCTCGTGGAGGAGCTAAAACTAGTGAGATTGTAGATAGTATACAG GCCAGAAGAATTGATATGCTCTTTGTAATTGGTGGAAATGGTAGCCATGCAGGAGCCAATGCTATTCATGAGGAG TGTCGTAAGAGAAAACTAAAAGTTTCAGTTGTTGCTGTCCCAAAGACAATCGATAATGATATACTTTTTATGGATAAGACGTTTGGTTTTGATACAGCTGTGGAAGAAGCCCAGCGTGCTATCAATTCTGCTTATATAGAG GCACGTAGTGCGTACCATGGAATTGGGTTAGTCAAACTAATGGGAAGAAGCAGTGGGTTCATTGCCATGCATGCTTCTCTTTCCAGTGGACAAATCGATGTTTGCCTAATCCCTGAG GTATCTTTCACACTTGATGGAGAACATGGTGTCTTGCAACACCTTGAGCATTTACTTAATACAAAGGGATTTTGCATGATTTGTGTTGCTGAAGGTGCGGGACAG GATTTACTGCAAAAATCAAATGCAACTGATGCTTCAGGAAATGTGATACTTAGTGACTTTGGTGTCCACATGCAACAGAAG ATCAAGAAGCATTTCAAGGACATCGGTGTTCCAGCTGATTTAAAATACATTGATCCAACATATATGGTTCGGGCCTGCCGGGCAAATGCGTCCGATGCTATTCTCTGCACCGTGCTCGGGCAAAATGCT GTACATGGAGCCTTTGCTGGGTTCAGTGGCATCACGTCAGGTGTTTGCAATACACACTACGTCTACCTTCCCATTCCAGAGGTCATCACAACGCCAAAGCATGTGAACCCTAATAGCAGGATGTGGCACCGCTGCCTGACGTCCACTGGGCAGCCCGACTTCCACTGA
- the LOC105913785 gene encoding uncharacterized protein LOC105913785, producing the protein MALTAKEAANATLHAQAIALHNIKSAITLVLDKSSNNYGQWRPLFLIVLGKYNLKEHVLTDIAYPDRSAWATMDSCVLTWIICTVSNDLQQSLLIRDPTARSAWLFLEDEFLGQRESRALLLEAEFRSFRQGDLSVTDYCRRLETMAASLKEFGDPIGDRQLVLTLLRGVNGKYRHMVSNLKMRAPFPTFAEARTLLLLEEIDVNDVHDDVTPAPPSETQALLAAKPQPPRTGSGGSGVQGSRTGNSNNSRNRRRGRGGNGGTNNGKAGAGQGAPNGAVQGAGQPVVRPGQNPWSGTLQLWPHGFGGLPGQQLQRPPYMPFEQPQPALHMAPYHGGYYQLPPPPLGFRYGPVAGSSASSSAGATPQYAAWNPMAGGSFDQASLVNNFNTMTLTPPSTPTEWYADSGASSHMTAHSGILSSPRSPSWSDPSSIIVDNGALLPITSTGSYSFSTPQRPLVLNNVLVSPSIIKNLISVRRFTIDNNCSIEFDPFGLSVKDLQTWSVIARCNSTGDLYPFFPSTSSRTPVFAATSTPTLWHRRLGHLGSEALSKLISTQAISCNKPKHEHICHACQLGRHVRLPFSLSSSRATHKFDLIHCDLWTSPIASVSGYKYYLVIIDDFSHYAWTFPLRLKSDTFATISNFFAYVRTQFGTIVKAVQCDNGREFDNSSARTFFLSHGVLFRMSCPYTSQQNGKAERALRTINNIVRSLLFQASLPPVYWADSLHTATYLLNRHPTKTLDGLTPFYALYGTHPTYSHLRVFGCTPPGSPPPAGAPPVVEHGSSPGGSLAPAGAASAAGGGATAATGMLPPAQAPTAASPGGGSAVASPPPTAPAPSTTTATPSAAPADTSSQVAASRGGRTASTLPQLIEPVVNDHSMRTRGKSGFRQPVDRLNLHTTTLSAVPKSFRSTLADPHWRAAMQAEFDALLSFLQRIIAALQREFSMTDMGALHHFLGVFVDRRSDELFLSQKQYMLDILDRAGMRDCKPCSTPVDTHAKLPADGVPVADSSHYRSIAGALQYLTFTRPDIAYVVQQRRFGYDSFFLNSIALFDEL; encoded by the exons ATGGCCCTCACCGCCAAGGAGGCGGCAAACGCCACCCTCCACGCCCAGGCGATCGCACTCCACAACATCAAGAGCGCGATCACCCTGGTGCTGGACAAGTCGTCCAACAACTACGGTCAGTGGCGGCCTCTCTTCTTGATTGTGCTCGGCAAGTACAATCTGAAGGAGCACGTCCTCACCGACATCGCCTACCCCGATCGCTCGGCATGGGCGACCATGGACAGCTGCGTCCTCACCTGGATCATCTGCACCGTCTCCAACGATCTGCAACAGTCCCTGCTGATCCGTGATCCCACTGCCCGATCTGCCTGGCTGTTCCTCGAAGACGAGTTCCTCGGCCAGCGCGAATCACGTGCACTGCTGCTGGAGGCTGAGTTCCGTTCCTTCCGGCAAGGCGATCTCTCAGTGACCGATTATTGCCGTCGCCTTGAAACAATGGCGGCATCCCTCAAGGAGTTCGGTGATCCGATCGGCGACAGGCAGCTTGTCCTCACCCTGCTACGCGGCGTCAATGGGAAGTACCGGCACATGGTGTCCAACCTGAAGATGCGCGCGCCCTTCCCCACGTTCGCCGAGGCACGCACCCTGCTGCTCCTCGAAGAGATCGACGTCAACGACGTCCACGACGACGTCACTCCCGCACCGCCGTCGGAGACTCAGGCGCTGCTCGCGGCAAAACCACAGCCGCCACGCACTGGTTCTGGTGGTTCCGGTGTCCAGGGCAGTAGGACGGGCAACTCCAACaactcccgcaaccgccgccggggacgcggcggcaacggcgggaCCAACAACGGCAAGGCGGGCGCCGGCCAGGGCGCCCCCAACGGCGCCGTGCAGGGCGCTGGACAGCCTGTTGTTCGGCCAGGACAGAACCCCTGGTCCGGCACTCTCCAGCTCTGGCCACACGGCTTCGGCGGCCTTCCTGGACAGCAGCTGCAGCGCCCCCCATACATGCCGTTCGAGCAGCCCCAGCCGGCCCTCCACATGGCACCGTACCACGGAGGGTACTACCAGCTCCCACCACCGCCCCTTGGCTTCAGATATGGCCCGGTGGCAGGCTCCTCGGCTTCCTCTTCGGCCGGCGCGACGCCGCAGTACGCGGCATGGAACCCCATGGCAGGTGGCTCCTTCGACCAAGCGTCCCTCGTCAACAACTTCAACACAATGACCTTGACGCCGCCGTCGACACCCACCGAGTGGTATGCTGACTCTGGTGCCAGTTCTCATATGACCGCCCACTCTGGTATTCTCTCGTCTCCTCGCTCACCCTCCTGGTCCGATCCTTCCTCTATTATTGTCGATAATGGTGCTCTCCTGCCCATCACCTCCACTGGCTCATACTCGTTTTCTACACCACAACGCCCTCTTGTTCTAAATAATGTTTTAGTGTCCCCTAGCATTATTAAGAACTTGATCTCTGTTCGTCGGTTCACCATTGATAACAATTGCTCTATCGAGTTTGACCCATTTGGCCTCTCTGTGAAGGATCTACAAACATGGAGCGTGATCGCCAGGTGCAATAGCACGGGGGATCTATACCCATTCTTCCCGTCCACCAGCAGCAGAACACCAGTCTTCGCAGCCACCTCTACACCCACCCTGTGGCATCGTCGTCTCGGCCACCTTGGTTCAGAAGCATTGTCCAAACTTATTAGCACCCAGGCTATTTCTTGTAATAAACCCAAACATGAACATATATGTCATGCTTGCCAGTTAGGGCGCCATGTTCGCCTCCCTTTCAGTTTATCTAGCTCTCGTGCTACTCATAAATTCGATTTAATACATTGTGACCTTTGGACCTCTCCTATTGCTAGCGTGTCTGGTTACAAATATTATCTCGTAATTATTGATGATTTTTCTCACTATGCTTGGACATTTCCGCTTCGCCTCAAATCCGATACATTTGCCACTATCTCTAATTTCTTTGCCTATGTTCGTACACAGTTTGGCACCATCGTGAAGGCCGTCCAGTGCGACAACGGTCGTGAGTTTGACAACTCTTCGGCCCGCACGTTCTTCCTCTCCCATGGTGTCCTCTTTCGTATGTCGTGCCCCTACACCTCCCAGCAGAATGGTAAAGCCGAGCGCGCCCTTCGCACCATTAACAACATTGTGCGCTCGCTTTTATTTCAGGCTAGTCTTCCACCTGTCTACTGGGCTGACTCCCTCCACACTGCCACATATCTTCTAAACCGTCACCCCACTAAGACTCTTGATGGCCTGACACCATTCTATGCTCTCTACGGCACACATCCCACTTATTCACATCTTCGTgtttttgggt GTACCCCCCCTGGCTCACCACCACCAGCCGGTGCGCCGCCCGTTGTTGAGCATGGCTCCAGCCCGGGCGGCTCGCTGGCACCCGCTGGAGCAGCCTCGGCAGCAGGTGGAGGAGCCACGGCTGCCACTGGCATGTTGCCACCTGCCCAGGCACCTACGGCAGCATCACCTGGAGGTGGCTCGGCTGTAGCCAGCCCGCCACCGACTGCACCAGCGCCTTCAACTACGACAGCGACAccctctgctgcccctgctGACACCTCGTCGCAGGTAGCTGCCAGTAGAGGGGGCCGCACGGCTTCTACCCTGCCCCAACTCATCGAGCCCGTGGTTAATGATCACAGCATGAGGACTCGGGGCAAGTCTGGTTTCCGCCAGCCAGTTGATCGTCTGAACCTGCACACGACAACGCTCTCGGCCGTTCCCAAGAGCTTTCGTTCCACGCTCGCCGACCCTCACTGGAGAGCCGCGATGCAAGCAGAGTTCGACGCCCTCCTG AGTTTCCTTCAGCGCATCATCGCAGCTCTGCAACGGGAATTCTCTATGACTGATATGGGTGCTCTCCACCATTTTCTGGGTGTCTTTGTTGATCGCCGCTCAGATGAGTTGTTCCTATCTCAGAAGCAATACATGCTGGATATTCTGGACCGTGCTGGTATGCGTGACTGCAAGCCTTGCAGTACACCTGTTGATACTCATGCAAAGCTACCTGCTGATGGTGTTCCTGTGGCTGATTCTTCACATTATCGCAGTATCGCTGGTGCCCTTCAGTATCTCACCTTCACCCGTCCTGATATTGCCTATGTTGTTCAGCAA AGGCGTTTTGGCTACGACAGCTTCTTCTTGAACTCCATTGCCCTCTTCGACGAGCTATAG
- the LOC101779006 gene encoding probable methyltransferase PMT2 yields the protein MAVKASSTDNRTRSTVSICIVIGMCCFFYILGAWQKSGFGKGDSIALEITKRTDCTILPNLSFDTHHSKAGSSSSDLVLPVKKFKPCPDRFTDYTPCQDQNRAMKFPRENMNYRERHCPPQKEKLHCLIPPPKGYVAPFPWPKSRDYVPFANCPYKSLTVEKAIQNWVQYEGNVFRFPGGGTQFPQGADKYIDQLASVIPIANGTVRTALDTGCGVASWGAYLLKRNVLAMSFAPRDSHEAQVQFALERGVPAVIGVLGTIKLPYPSRAFDMAHCSRCLIPWGANDGMYMMEVDRVLRPGGYWVLSGPPINWKVNYKGWQRTKKDLEAEQNRIEEIADLLCWEKVSEKGEMAIWRKRVNTESCPSRQGESTVQMCESTNPDDVWYKKMKACVTPVPDVKDGSEVAGGAIKPFPDRLNAVPPRIANGLIPGISSQAFQKDNKMWKKHVKAYSAVNKYLLTGRYRNVMDMNAGFGGFAAAIESPKSWVMNVVPTIAKMPTLGAVYERGLIGIYHDWCEAFSTYPRTYDLIHASGLFTLYKNKCSMEDILLEMDRILRPEGAVIVRDDVDVLTKVNSLAQGMRWNTKLVDHEDGPLVGEKILYAVKQYWVGGNQTAVA from the exons ATGGCTGTCAAGGCGAGCTCCACCGACAACAGGACCAGGAGCACGGTGTCCATATGCATAGTCATTGGCATGTGCTGCTTCTTCTACATCCTCGGTGCGTGGCAGAAGAGCGGGTTCGGCAAGGGTGACAGCATCGCGCTGGAGATCACCAAGCGCACCGACTGCACAATCTTGCCGAACCTCAGCTTCGACACACACCATTCTAAAGCTGGCAGCAGCTCCAGTGATCTTGTTTTGCCGGTGAAGAAGTTCAAGCCGTGCCCTGATCGATTCACGGATTATACCCCTTGTCAAGATCAGAACAGGGCGATGAAGTTCCCTCGGGAGAACATGAACTACAGAGAGAGGCACTGCCCGCCGCAGAAGGAAAAGCTGCACTGTTTAATACCACCACCAAAGGGATATGTGGCTCCATTCCCATGGCCGAAGAGTCGGGACTATGTTCCTTTTGCAAATTGCCCATATAAGAGCTTGACAGTTGAGAAAGCCATCCAGAACTGGGTTCAATATGAGGGTAATGTGTTCAGATTCCCTGGTGGAGGGACACAATTCCCTCAAGGAGCAGATAAGTACATTGATCAGCTGGCATCAGTCATTCCGATCGCCAATGGAACCGTCAGAACTGCTCTTGACACTGGTTGCGGG GTGGCTAGCTGGGGAGCATATTTGTTGAAGAGGAATGTCTTGGCCATGTCATTTGCACCAAGAGATTCCCATGAGGCACAAGTGCAGTTTGCTCTTGAGAGAGGTGTCCCTGCTGTTATTGGTGTTCTTGGTACAATAAAACTTCCTTATCCATCAAGGGCCTTTGACATGGCCCATTGCTCAAGGTGTTTGATTCCATGGGGAGCTAATG ATGGAATGTACATGATGGAAGTTGATAGGGTTCTAAGGCCTGGTGGCTACTGGGTTCTGTCTGGTCCTCCAATTAATTGGAAGGTGAACTACAAGGGTTGGCAGCGCACAAAGAAGGATCTTGAAGCAGAGCAGAACAGAATAGAGGAAATTGCGGACCTTCTATGTTGGGAAAAAGTCTCAGAGAAGGGTGAGATGGCAATATGGAGGAAAAGGGTAAACACTGAGTCTTGTCCTTCTAGGCAGGGTGAATCCACTGTGCAGATGTGTGAATCAACAAACCCAGATGATGTCTG GTACAAGAAGATGAAGGCCTGTGTGACACCCGTTCCAGATGTAAAAGATGGAAGTGAAGTAGCTGGAGGAGCAATCAAGCCTTTCCCAGACAGGCTCAATGCAGTTCCTCCAAGAATTGCTAATGGTTTGATTCCAGGGATTTCATCTCAGGCCTTTCAGAAAGACAATAAAATGTGGAAGAAGCATGTGAAGGCTTATAGCGCTGTGAACAAATATTTACTTACTGGTAGATACAGGAATGTTATGGACATGAATGCAGGCTTTGGGGGATTCGCTGCTGCGATAGAGTCCCCCAAATCTTGGGTAATGAATGTCGTGCCAACTATTGCGAAGATGCCTACCCTGGGTGCTGTGTATGAGCGAGGATTAATCGGCATATACCATGACTG GTGTGAGGCTTTCTCTACTTATCCAAGGACATACGATCTTATCCATGCTAGTGGTCTTTTCACTTTGTATAAGAACAA GTGCAGCATGGAGGACATTCTCCTGGAGATGGACCGCATCTTAAGGCCAGAAGGTGCCGTCATAGTCCGGGACGATGTTGACGTCTTGACCAAGGTGAATAGCCTTGCTCAGGGCATGAGGTGGAACACAAAGTTGGTCGATCATGAGGACGGTCCCCTCGTGGGCGAGAAGATATTATATGCTGTAAAGCAGTATTGGGTTGGTGGGAATCAGACGGCTGTAGCTTGA
- the LOC101770498 gene encoding gibberellin-regulated protein 6: protein MALAGRLLILLAVAMAKHEVLARGSDEHDDNVYKVSKGGPGSIKSYQCSPECTRRCGNTQYRKPCLFFCNKCYNTCLCVPSGYYGNKGECPCYNNWKTKRGGPKCS from the exons ATGGCTCTCGCCGGTAGGCTGCTgatcctcctcgccgtcgccatggccAAGCACGAG GTGCTGGCTCGAGGATCCGACGAGCATGACGACAATGTGTACAAAGTGAGCAAG GGAGGACCGGGCAGTATCAAAAGCTACC AGTGCTCGCCGGAGTGCACGCGGCGGTGCGGGAACACGCAGTACAGGAAGCCGTGCCTCTTCTTCTGCAACAAGTGCTACAACACCTGCCTGTGCGTGCCGTCGGGATACTACGGCAACAAGGGCGAGTGCCCCTGCTACAACAACTGGAAGACCAAGCGCGGTGGGCCCAAGTGCTCCTGA